In one window of Meiothermus sp. DNA:
- a CDS encoding cobalamin-binding protein — MRLVSLTCSNTEIIWALGRLNWLVGVDSNSDFPPEVARLPRVGPDLQIDLDKVEALRPDLVLASLSVPGMERVVEGLEKRKIPHLVLDPQTLQDVYADIERVARWLGLEQQGRFVARAMQQQMAQARGTLPHWVRPPRVMVEWWPRPMIAAGRDSWVTQMLAVLGAENAFAHLPVRSKPLTPAEVEEAQPDLITVSWCGAKKLRLEVVLGRKLDIPALKNRQVYALEEAYLGRPGPRLAEGVKRLAELLRNVPVWQHGARP; from the coding sequence ATGCGCCTCGTAAGCCTGACCTGCTCCAATACCGAGATTATCTGGGCCCTGGGCCGCTTGAACTGGCTGGTGGGGGTGGATAGCAACTCCGATTTTCCCCCCGAAGTGGCCCGCCTGCCCCGGGTCGGGCCCGACTTGCAAATAGACCTGGACAAGGTCGAAGCCCTGCGGCCCGACCTGGTGCTGGCCAGCCTGAGCGTGCCGGGGATGGAGCGGGTGGTGGAGGGTCTTGAAAAGCGAAAAATACCTCACCTGGTGCTTGACCCCCAGACCTTGCAGGACGTGTACGCCGATATCGAGCGGGTGGCCCGGTGGCTGGGGTTGGAGCAGCAGGGCCGCTTTGTGGCGCGGGCCATGCAGCAGCAGATGGCCCAGGCCCGTGGCACCCTGCCGCACTGGGTGCGGCCCCCCAGGGTGATGGTGGAGTGGTGGCCCCGGCCCATGATTGCTGCCGGACGGGATAGCTGGGTCACGCAGATGCTGGCAGTGCTGGGTGCAGAAAACGCCTTTGCCCACCTGCCGGTGCGCTCCAAGCCCCTCACCCCCGCCGAGGTGGAGGAAGCCCAGCCCGACCTGATTACGGTCTCGTGGTGCGGCGCCAAAAAACTGCGCCTGGAGGTGGTGCTGGGTCGGAAGCTGGACATTCCCGCTCTCAAGAATCGGCAGGTCTATGCCCTCGAGGAAGCCTACCTGGGCCGGCCGGGGCCGCGCCTGGCCGAGGGCGTGAAAAGGCTGGCCGAACTCTTACGAAACGTGCCGGTCTGGCAGCACGGAGCAAGGCCATGA
- a CDS encoding cob(I)yrinic acid a,c-diamide adenosyltransferase, which translates to MKIYTKTGDAGETGLYGADRVGKDHPRVEAYGTVDEANSAIGLARAALPAAHADVQADLEYLQNALFDLGADLATRKGGPYERNLARMDAADVEKLEALIDRYQEEAPRFTGFIHPGGHPASAALHLARTIARRAERRVVELMRTEEVNPQALRYLNRLSDLLFTLARVVNKREGFSEEKWLVKKRR; encoded by the coding sequence ATGAAAATTTACACCAAAACCGGCGACGCGGGCGAGACCGGCCTCTACGGGGCCGACCGGGTGGGCAAGGATCACCCCCGGGTAGAGGCCTACGGCACTGTGGACGAGGCCAACAGCGCCATTGGGCTGGCCCGCGCGGCCCTGCCCGCCGCCCATGCCGATGTCCAGGCCGACCTCGAGTACCTCCAGAACGCCCTTTTCGACCTGGGGGCCGACCTCGCTACCCGCAAGGGTGGCCCTTACGAGCGCAACCTGGCCCGCATGGACGCCGCGGATGTGGAGAAGCTCGAGGCCCTGATTGACCGCTACCAGGAAGAAGCCCCCCGCTTTACCGGTTTCATCCACCCCGGCGGCCACCCGGCCTCAGCGGCTTTGCACCTGGCCCGCACCATCGCCCGCAGGGCCGAGCGCCGGGTGGTCGAGCTGATGCGCACCGAGGAGGTCAACCCACAGGCCCTGCGCTACCTCAACCGGCTCTCCGACCTGCTCTTTACGCTGGCTCGAGTGGTCAATAAGCGCGAAGGCTTCTCTGAAGAGAAGTGGCTGGTCAAAAAGCGCAGATAG
- a CDS encoding nucleotidyltransferase family protein produces the protein MRRGSVLAILEERLPGLTERYQIKSLYLFGSTARDEANARSDVDFLVRLELPTFEHYIGLKHELEDLLGCKVDLVSTKKVPAELRPHIEADALQLV, from the coding sequence ATGCGCAGGGGAAGCGTGCTGGCCATTCTGGAAGAGCGCCTGCCAGGCCTGACCGAACGTTATCAGATCAAAAGCCTGTATTTGTTTGGCTCCACCGCCCGCGACGAAGCCAATGCCAGAAGCGACGTGGATTTTCTGGTGCGCCTGGAGCTTCCCACCTTCGAACACTACATCGGCCTTAAACACGAGCTAGAAGACCTGCTGGGCTGCAAGGTAGATCTGGTCAGCACCAAAAAGGTGCCCGCCGAGCTGCGCCCGCACATCGAGGCCGATGCGCTGCAACTGGTATAG
- a CDS encoding DUF86 domain-containing protein codes for MRNPDLPNPHLLFQVHLGQMQQAAQRILDYTAGMEFAEFAADGRTQDAVRYNLQQIGVIAATLRKSEREALAELDWRSILDLPDLVGRLHFGIQDEILWDLIQRTLPYWLVILEENLQETT; via the coding sequence ATGCGCAACCCCGATCTCCCCAACCCCCACCTGCTCTTTCAGGTGCACCTGGGGCAGATGCAACAAGCCGCCCAGCGCATCCTGGACTACACCGCCGGTATGGAGTTTGCCGAGTTTGCTGCCGATGGGCGCACCCAGGACGCCGTGCGATACAACCTGCAGCAGATCGGCGTAATTGCCGCCACCCTGCGCAAAAGCGAGCGAGAGGCGCTGGCCGAGCTCGACTGGCGCAGCATCCTGGACCTGCCCGACCTGGTGGGCCGTCTGCACTTTGGCATCCAGGACGAGATTCTCTGGGACCTGATCCAGCGCACCCTCCCCTACTGGCTGGTCATACTGGAGGAAAACCTACAGGAGACCACCTGA
- a CDS encoding serine hydrolase, translated as MTRAPQWLFGLTLLAGWSLAQTLCIPPAPTYPSGRPITGYSAASLEPYDRVMQRLLERYQIPGAALAVAKDGRLVLSRGYGLADVRTKEPVQPDALFRLASLSKPITAVAVLHLGESLVSQGGLPRPEQLFARKSLRSG; from the coding sequence ATGACACGCGCTCCCCAATGGCTCTTTGGCCTGACCCTTCTGGCGGGTTGGAGCCTGGCCCAGACCCTCTGCATACCCCCTGCGCCGACCTACCCCTCCGGTCGCCCCATCACCGGCTACAGCGCGGCAAGCCTCGAGCCCTATGACCGGGTGATGCAAAGACTCCTGGAGCGCTACCAGATTCCCGGTGCAGCCCTGGCCGTGGCCAAGGATGGGCGGCTGGTGCTTTCGCGGGGCTACGGGTTGGCCGATGTGCGAACCAAAGAACCGGTGCAACCCGACGCGCTTTTTCGGCTGGCCAGCCTCAGCAAGCCCATCACGGCCGTCGCGGTGCTCCACCTGGGTGAGAGCCTGGTCTCCCAGGGGGGTCTACCCCGACCTGAACAGCTTTTTGCACGAAAAAGCCTTCGATCTGGTTAA
- a CDS encoding M23 family metallopeptidase, giving the protein MRGWLFALLTLYSLAWAQTTHTVRPGETLYRIAKQYDTTVEALQVLNNLSDPTQLRVGQVLRISGQPSVSVYRLTQTPAPIEALEWPRQTVQGHLAVVRIIAPEPVQGEVRFLNSTYPIQQNRVLLPVPALQAPGVYPALLRVGSQEVPLEVQVVAGTFGRFILQLPPERRALLVPEKLRTERLQVVGSCDFNRPQQWRSPFRKPIQTNRITDPFGTRRSYDQGRTYSYHEGLDYGVPEGTPVYAPAPGVVGLAEKLFVRGGAVTLDHGLGVCSGFWHLSRIAVRPGQTIKAGDLIGYSGNTGLSNGPHLHFEIRVRGIPTNPAPWYLAVP; this is encoded by the coding sequence ATGCGTGGCTGGCTTTTTGCCCTCCTTACCCTGTATTCCCTGGCGTGGGCCCAGACCACCCATACCGTCAGGCCCGGCGAGACCCTCTACCGCATTGCCAAGCAGTACGACACAACCGTGGAAGCTCTACAGGTGCTCAACAACCTCAGCGACCCCACCCAGCTTCGGGTGGGGCAGGTTTTGCGCATCAGCGGGCAGCCCAGTGTTAGCGTCTACCGGCTGACCCAGACCCCGGCTCCCATCGAGGCCCTCGAGTGGCCCCGCCAGACCGTTCAGGGCCATCTGGCCGTGGTCCGGATTATTGCCCCGGAGCCGGTACAGGGCGAGGTGCGCTTCCTGAACAGCACCTATCCCATTCAGCAAAACCGTGTTTTGCTCCCGGTTCCGGCCCTGCAAGCCCCTGGGGTCTACCCGGCCCTGCTGCGGGTGGGCAGCCAGGAGGTTCCGCTCGAGGTTCAGGTCGTGGCCGGAACCTTTGGACGCTTCATCCTGCAACTGCCCCCGGAGCGCCGGGCCCTGCTGGTACCCGAAAAACTCCGGACCGAGCGGCTGCAGGTGGTCGGCTCGTGTGACTTCAACCGCCCCCAGCAGTGGCGTAGCCCCTTCCGAAAACCCATCCAGACCAACCGCATTACCGATCCCTTCGGCACCCGACGAAGCTACGACCAGGGGCGCACCTACTCCTACCACGAGGGGCTCGACTATGGCGTACCCGAGGGCACCCCGGTCTACGCCCCGGCCCCCGGCGTGGTGGGCCTGGCCGAAAAGCTCTTCGTACGGGGGGGCGCAGTCACCCTCGACCACGGACTGGGGGTGTGCAGCGGCTTCTGGCATCTTTCGCGCATCGCCGTGCGGCCCGGCCAGACCATAAAGGCCGGCGACCTGATTGGCTACTCCGGCAATACCGGCCTTTCCAACGGCCCCCACCTGCACTTTGAAATCCGCGTGCGCGGCATCCCCACCAACCCCGCGCCCTGGTATCTGGCGGTTCCTTGA
- a CDS encoding 5-formyltetrahydrofolate cyclo-ligase: MNKAEHRSWAKEVRKGLPTAQLSARVVRHLARFLASHQARHILLYSAFGTELDAAELQKLYPATYYLPRARTYQLEVHPLPCKLVKHKYGFWEPAAETPKVDPEILDAVLVPGLAFDPWGHRLGYGQGFYDRFLAQLPPRTLTVGLVAEALVVPELPHDPWDVPVQFLATEQGVRAALEAP, from the coding sequence ATGAACAAGGCCGAACACCGAAGCTGGGCCAAGGAGGTTCGCAAAGGGTTGCCGACAGCGCAGTTATCCGCGCGGGTTGTGCGGCACCTGGCCCGCTTTTTGGCCTCGCATCAGGCCCGGCATATCCTGCTCTACAGCGCATTCGGCACCGAACTCGACGCGGCCGAACTGCAAAAGCTTTACCCCGCTACGTACTACCTGCCCAGGGCCCGCACCTATCAGCTCGAGGTGCACCCCCTGCCCTGCAAGCTGGTCAAACACAAATATGGTTTCTGGGAGCCTGCTGCCGAGACCCCTAAAGTAGATCCCGAGATTCTGGATGCGGTGCTGGTGCCGGGGCTGGCCTTCGACCCCTGGGGCCACCGGCTGGGGTATGGGCAGGGCTTCTACGACCGTTTTCTGGCCCAGCTACCGCCCAGAACCCTGACCGTTGGCCTGGTAGCCGAAGCGCTGGTGGTGCCTGAACTGCCCCACGACCCCTGGGATGTGCCGGTACAGTTTCTGGCCACCGAGCAGGGGGTGCGGGCTGCGTTGGAAGCGCCGTAA
- a CDS encoding FmdB family transcriptional regulator: protein MPRYVYQNLETGEQYEFEQRFHDPAYTHHPETGAPIKRLIFAPAVVFKGSGWYVKDSKASSTASSSAKETSSCATGTCSAAAD, encoded by the coding sequence ATGCCCAGATACGTTTACCAGAACCTCGAGACCGGCGAACAGTACGAGTTCGAACAGCGCTTCCACGACCCCGCCTACACCCACCACCCCGAGACCGGCGCTCCCATCAAGCGCCTGATCTTTGCCCCGGCCGTGGTGTTCAAGGGCTCGGGTTGGTACGTCAAGGACTCCAAAGCCTCCTCCACTGCTTCCTCTTCAGCCAAGGAAACCTCGAGCTGCGCTACCGGCACCTGTTCGGCCGCAGCCGACTGA
- a CDS encoding prohibitin family protein, with protein sequence MFLLLGIVVAVLGIFLLAQPGSRRALGVPLLLVGLAIAAISQSFVVVPAGNVGVVFNVFGGVQPTPLGEGFRIVIPGIQSVILYDARLKEVTLAKGPAPSGATTPGEDAINARSKEGLDIGVDVTVQYRIKRDEAPLLHRNLGPNYLETLITPQIRSKVRDAVGLFNAAELISTQRTQLEAAVTKELREDLGAQHIELISVLLRRIDIPPSVAKVIEEKQTAEQQVQVEVNRRQQAEIAAQRAVVQAKGERDAAILRAEGEAQAIRLRGEALRQSPQVIQLTVAEKLAPNIQTIMVPTTGNFLLDLRSLQSPAQPAQPAR encoded by the coding sequence ATGTTTTTACTCTTGGGCATCGTTGTGGCGGTCTTAGGCATCTTCTTGCTGGCTCAACCTGGAAGCCGGCGGGCTTTGGGGGTGCCGCTCTTGCTGGTCGGCCTAGCCATAGCAGCCATCTCGCAGAGCTTTGTGGTGGTTCCTGCAGGTAATGTGGGCGTGGTATTCAATGTGTTTGGCGGTGTACAGCCCACACCACTGGGGGAAGGTTTTCGCATTGTGATTCCGGGCATCCAAAGCGTGATTCTGTACGACGCCCGGTTGAAAGAAGTCACGCTCGCCAAGGGGCCCGCGCCATCCGGGGCCACTACCCCGGGGGAGGATGCCATCAATGCCCGCAGTAAAGAGGGTCTGGATATCGGGGTAGATGTAACGGTGCAGTACCGCATTAAGCGGGACGAAGCGCCGCTACTCCACCGCAATCTGGGACCCAATTACCTCGAGACCCTCATCACCCCCCAAATCCGGAGCAAGGTGCGCGACGCGGTGGGCTTGTTCAACGCTGCTGAGCTGATTAGCACACAGCGAACCCAGCTTGAGGCCGCCGTAACCAAGGAACTGCGCGAAGACCTGGGCGCCCAGCACATCGAACTGATTTCGGTACTCCTGCGCCGGATTGACATCCCACCCTCGGTCGCGAAAGTGATTGAGGAAAAGCAGACCGCCGAGCAACAGGTACAGGTCGAGGTCAACCGCCGCCAGCAGGCCGAGATTGCCGCCCAGCGGGCGGTCGTGCAGGCCAAGGGCGAACGCGATGCCGCCATTTTGCGGGCTGAAGGCGAGGCCCAGGCCATCCGGCTGCGCGGCGAAGCCCTGCGGCAAAGCCCCCAGGTCATACAGCTTACGGTGGCCGAAAAGCTGGCCCCCAATATCCAGACCATCATGGTGCCCACCACGGGCAACTTCCTGCTCGACTTGCGGAGCCTGCAAAGCCCCGCTCAGCCCGCCCAACCTGCACGCTAA
- a CDS encoding glycerol-3-phosphate acyltransferase encodes MEWVYAALAGYLFGSLPFAYWFGVLQNKNLLAEGSGNVGGTNAWRVLGAVPGLMVMSLDVAKGLMAVALGEFLVREPGGGLLAGALAVLGHCYSVWLLGRGGKGIAPALGALFAINPWLLATASGAFGLAYLMTRNPYRSVVLAALTFPLTSSAIGGSLSYLWFGFGVAIPILLKHLAEWNRPTGQLPSKPK; translated from the coding sequence ATGGAATGGGTGTATGCGGCCCTGGCGGGCTATCTGTTTGGCTCGTTGCCATTTGCTTACTGGTTTGGCGTCCTGCAAAACAAAAACCTCCTCGCCGAGGGCTCGGGCAACGTGGGGGGCACCAACGCCTGGCGGGTACTGGGCGCAGTACCCGGGCTAATGGTGATGAGCCTGGACGTGGCCAAGGGCCTTATGGCAGTTGCGCTGGGCGAATTTCTAGTGCGTGAACCGGGCGGCGGACTGCTGGCAGGTGCCCTGGCCGTGCTGGGGCACTGCTACTCGGTGTGGCTGCTGGGGCGCGGTGGCAAGGGCATTGCCCCGGCCCTGGGGGCCTTGTTTGCCATCAACCCCTGGCTTTTGGCGACGGCAAGCGGGGCCTTTGGGCTGGCCTACCTGATGACCCGCAACCCCTACCGGAGCGTGGTGCTGGCGGCGCTAACTTTTCCGCTCACCTCGAGCGCCATCGGGGGTAGCCTTAGCTATCTGTGGTTTGGCTTCGGCGTGGCGATTCCCATTCTGCTCAAGCATCTGGCCGAGTGGAACCGACCAACCGGGCAGTTACCCAGCAAACCCAAATAA
- a CDS encoding FAD-binding oxidoreductase — protein sequence MATDLAEVMRKIVGEKGVFTDARSVAVFSRDAFYYSPVLKAQLEDKLADLIVAPQSVAELQKVVSHAAREGIPVTVRGAGTGNYGQCVPLHGGIVVSTHRLNRILDFDGASGVIRVEAGVRMGQIERFARERGWELRCYPSTWATAAIGGFVGGGFGGVGSIRNGVLWDGFLKSIAVLEMTEEAKTHTLEGHDVFGFIHAYGTSGIMVGLEVSLVPAVPWEEAVICFPDYADALRFSHQLALDESEAKRLISLNEWPIPSFFRPLVDAGGIIEGQAAVLLELAEDRTTAVAERAAPYGGKLTYTAPASAYHKGKFCLSDFSWNHTTLWAMKTDPGWTYLQSRFSPEPEKALEQISALRAFHGDKVAFHHEYIRQSGELVLAALDLIYYQDKEPIYAAIARREELGIQVADPHTFLLDADPRWSGEVVLAARARYNPHNLLNPGKISSQPLTEKARLW from the coding sequence ATGGCAACGGATCTGGCTGAAGTCATGCGGAAAATCGTGGGGGAGAAGGGCGTTTTCACCGACGCCAGGAGCGTCGCGGTGTTCTCCAGGGACGCCTTTTATTATTCGCCGGTTTTGAAAGCCCAGCTCGAGGACAAGCTAGCCGACCTGATCGTAGCCCCGCAGAGCGTGGCGGAGCTGCAAAAAGTGGTGAGCCACGCAGCCCGTGAGGGCATCCCGGTCACGGTGCGCGGGGCGGGAACCGGTAATTACGGCCAGTGCGTGCCCCTTCACGGCGGGATCGTGGTCTCGACCCACCGCCTGAACCGCATCCTGGACTTCGACGGGGCTTCGGGGGTGATCCGAGTGGAGGCCGGGGTACGGATGGGCCAGATCGAGCGCTTCGCCCGCGAGCGCGGCTGGGAACTTCGCTGCTACCCCAGCACCTGGGCTACGGCGGCTATTGGGGGTTTCGTGGGCGGGGGCTTCGGCGGGGTGGGCTCGATCCGCAACGGGGTTTTGTGGGACGGCTTTCTTAAGAGCATCGCGGTTCTCGAGATGACCGAGGAAGCCAAAACCCATACGCTCGAGGGTCACGACGTTTTCGGTTTCATCCACGCCTATGGGACGAGCGGGATCATGGTGGGGCTCGAGGTCAGCCTGGTGCCCGCGGTACCCTGGGAAGAAGCTGTGATCTGTTTCCCCGACTACGCCGACGCGCTGAGGTTTTCCCACCAACTCGCCCTCGACGAATCCGAAGCCAAACGCCTGATCTCGCTTAACGAGTGGCCCATCCCGAGTTTTTTTAGGCCGCTGGTGGACGCAGGCGGGATCATAGAAGGACAGGCGGCGGTGCTGCTCGAGCTAGCCGAGGATCGTACCACTGCCGTAGCGGAGAGAGCCGCCCCTTACGGGGGAAAGCTCACCTATACTGCCCCGGCTTCAGCTTATCACAAGGGCAAGTTCTGTCTCTCGGACTTTAGTTGGAACCACACCACGCTCTGGGCGATGAAAACCGACCCCGGCTGGACTTATCTGCAATCGCGTTTTAGCCCGGAGCCGGAAAAGGCGCTCGAACAAATCTCTGCACTCCGGGCCTTTCACGGGGACAAGGTGGCCTTTCACCACGAATACATCCGCCAGAGCGGCGAGCTGGTGCTGGCTGCGCTCGACCTCATCTACTACCAGGACAAAGAGCCGATCTACGCCGCAATTGCCCGGCGCGAAGAACTGGGCATCCAGGTGGCCGATCCGCACACCTTCCTCCTCGACGCCGACCCGCGCTGGAGCGGTGAGGTGGTGCTGGCCGCCCGGGCCCGGTACAACCCGCATAATCTCCTCAATCCCGGCAAGATTAGCAGCCAGCCACTTACCGAGAAGGCCCGGTTGTGGTGA
- a CDS encoding amidohydrolase family protein: MLELILRNAILPDGRRADIAVSDGVIAAVGEGLSGGARREIDLEGRYAQPAFVNPHLHACKSFWTWELNRQPPEVRALHRFQALAYVKRAYTPQSVYERGLELIKLAIQNGTCAIRLFADVDEGAGLRAFEGLKRLQARFSFLTIQLVPFPQNGFAHHPENMALLEQAVQMGCDAVGAVPWLEPSETDQKAHAEFCLELARKYKLPLHAVADDTENPDSTTGAYLAKLAIEHSWPLLLTQLGSLSFQDDATAEETIRLIRQAGATVISNGHIELVTCGVNRPPIPRGNTRVKELLAAGVRVVTAQDDVDNPYYPFGRNDPLDVASWMAHVGQLAWGEELETVRHMVTDWSAEALGLPGYGLEPGCQANLVVLEAKSWREALQFQVAKRYVILGGQIRAEERREVHFHF; this comes from the coding sequence TTGCTGGAACTGATTTTGCGAAATGCGATCCTCCCAGATGGTCGAAGGGCGGATATTGCCGTATCCGACGGCGTGATCGCGGCGGTGGGGGAGGGTTTGTCGGGAGGAGCTAGGCGGGAGATTGACCTCGAGGGCCGCTATGCCCAGCCTGCTTTCGTCAACCCCCACCTCCACGCTTGCAAGTCGTTCTGGACCTGGGAACTCAACCGCCAGCCACCGGAAGTCCGCGCCCTGCACCGTTTCCAGGCGCTCGCCTACGTAAAACGGGCTTACACGCCGCAGAGCGTCTACGAGCGGGGCCTCGAACTGATCAAACTAGCGATCCAGAACGGGACGTGCGCGATCCGCCTATTTGCTGACGTGGACGAAGGGGCGGGTTTGCGGGCCTTCGAGGGTTTGAAGCGGTTGCAAGCCCGGTTTTCCTTTCTCACGATTCAGCTCGTGCCCTTCCCGCAGAACGGCTTCGCCCATCATCCCGAAAACATGGCTTTACTCGAGCAGGCCGTTCAGATGGGCTGTGACGCGGTGGGGGCAGTTCCCTGGCTCGAGCCCAGCGAGACCGACCAGAAGGCACACGCCGAGTTCTGTCTCGAGCTGGCCCGAAAATATAAACTGCCGCTGCACGCCGTCGCCGACGACACCGAGAACCCCGACTCGACGACCGGGGCCTACCTGGCGAAGCTCGCGATCGAGCATAGCTGGCCGCTCCTGCTCACCCAGCTCGGCTCGCTGAGCTTTCAGGACGACGCGACCGCAGAGGAGACCATCCGGCTCATCCGACAGGCGGGGGCGACCGTCATCAGCAACGGGCACATCGAACTCGTGACCTGCGGGGTCAACCGCCCGCCGATCCCACGGGGAAATACGCGGGTCAAGGAGCTGCTCGCCGCCGGGGTGCGGGTCGTCACCGCCCAGGACGATGTGGACAACCCCTACTACCCCTTCGGGCGCAACGACCCGCTGGACGTGGCCTCATGGATGGCTCACGTTGGGCAACTGGCCTGGGGGGAGGAACTCGAGACCGTCAGACATATGGTCACCGATTGGTCGGCGGAGGCTTTGGGTCTGCCGGGCTACGGGCTCGAGCCCGGTTGCCAGGCGAATCTGGTGGTGCTAGAGGCCAAAAGCTGGCGTGAAGCGCTCCAGTTCCAGGTCGCCAAGCGTTACGTGATCCTGGGCGGTCAGATTCGGGCGGAGGAGCGGCGTGAAGTCCACTTCCACTTTTAG
- a CDS encoding amidohydrolase family protein, whose translation MILKNLRLWGRGEPVDILVDKGKIVFVGSAQDKGEDFGGRAVFPGFVESHCHLDKTLSLGVDGLENQSGTLLEAIERWRESKTKRAKEDYKTRARAGIWQAISRGTTCLRSHLDMDSPKGLEVLEGMLELRAEFAGRIDLEFVALGMPGTPEGDAVMEQALEMGIDVVGGAPHITPDPVASMKSALDLAERYDRPVDLHMDEHEDPRHLDLETLAEMVRARGLQGRVTSDHNCSLTFQTLEVQSRVIEKVAEAGIHMVSLPAVNLVLQGKGHPPARGLMPIKALRQAGINVALGSDNVRDPFQPMGNYDLLWQANVAVHAAHLTMPEERVAALEMITRAPAKILGLRGYGLEVGCAADLVILDALTADEALAQVSPRLRVYKAGRLIYKQEVGQSWL comes from the coding sequence TTGATCCTCAAAAACCTGCGGTTGTGGGGCCGGGGCGAGCCGGTGGATATCCTTGTGGATAAGGGAAAAATTGTCTTCGTAGGGTCAGCGCAGGATAAAGGCGAGGACTTCGGGGGGAGGGCGGTGTTTCCCGGCTTCGTGGAGTCGCACTGTCATCTCGACAAAACCCTGTCGCTGGGGGTAGACGGTCTTGAGAACCAATCGGGTACGCTCCTCGAGGCCATCGAGCGCTGGCGCGAAAGCAAGACAAAACGGGCCAAGGAAGACTACAAAACCAGGGCTCGAGCCGGAATCTGGCAGGCGATCTCGAGGGGAACCACCTGCCTGCGCAGCCACCTCGACATGGACTCGCCCAAGGGCCTCGAGGTGCTGGAAGGGATGCTCGAGCTGCGAGCCGAGTTCGCCGGGAGGATTGACCTCGAGTTTGTGGCGCTGGGGATGCCCGGAACTCCTGAAGGAGACGCGGTGATGGAGCAGGCGCTGGAGATGGGTATAGACGTGGTGGGTGGAGCCCCGCACATCACCCCCGACCCCGTGGCCTCCATGAAGTCCGCCCTCGATCTGGCCGAGCGTTACGACCGCCCGGTGGATTTGCACATGGACGAGCACGAAGATCCCCGGCACCTGGACCTAGAAACCCTGGCCGAGATGGTGCGGGCTCGAGGCTTGCAGGGTCGAGTGACTTCCGATCACAACTGTTCGCTCACCTTCCAGACGCTCGAGGTGCAAAGTCGTGTCATCGAAAAGGTCGCCGAGGCCGGAATTCACATGGTCAGCCTGCCCGCCGTGAATTTAGTGCTGCAGGGCAAGGGACACCCGCCCGCCAGGGGACTCATGCCGATCAAGGCGCTGCGTCAGGCCGGAATCAACGTGGCCCTCGGCTCGGATAACGTGCGCGACCCCTTCCAGCCGATGGGCAACTACGACCTGCTCTGGCAGGCCAACGTGGCCGTCCACGCCGCGCACCTGACCATGCCGGAGGAGCGGGTGGCGGCGCTCGAGATGATCACCCGCGCACCCGCGAAGATTCTGGGGTTGCGAGGGTACGGGCTCGAGGTGGGCTGCGCCGCCGACCTGGTGATTCTGGACGCCCTGACTGCCGACGAAGCCCTGGCCCAGGTTTCACCCCGGCTGCGGGTGTACAAGGCTGGAAGGCTCATCTATAAACAGGAGGTCGGTCAGTCTTGGCTCTAA
- a CDS encoding creatininase family protein, with protein sequence MKRAFAEHTWKELKALPKDPGVVVLPIGAIEQHGPHLPLLTDALLAEDTVRAAFARLPDGVPAWYLPVLSYGKSNEHIGYPGTIALSAATLMAVVRDIAASVAGAGFKRLLLFNAHGGNLALLQVMARDLRTEYGLLCFVTQPDHSAARSSLPTPEQRFGIHAGTVETALLLHRRPDLVHLDRAEPHYPNFKSETLNLTILPQVGWLTRDWSPEGHFGDPTVASAEQGKAWMDSAAQKLADLIAEVAYFDVAHPGGLS encoded by the coding sequence ATGAAACGTGCTTTCGCCGAACACACCTGGAAGGAACTAAAGGCCCTGCCCAAAGACCCTGGCGTGGTGGTTTTGCCCATCGGGGCCATAGAGCAGCACGGACCGCACCTGCCCCTGCTGACCGATGCTCTGCTGGCCGAGGATACCGTCCGGGCCGCCTTCGCCCGCCTCCCCGACGGGGTTCCGGCCTGGTATTTGCCGGTGCTCTCCTACGGCAAAAGCAACGAGCACATCGGCTATCCCGGCACGATTGCCCTCTCCGCCGCGACGCTGATGGCAGTAGTGCGCGACATCGCGGCTTCTGTGGCCGGGGCCGGGTTCAAGCGGCTGCTTTTGTTCAACGCCCACGGCGGGAACCTGGCCCTGTTACAGGTGATGGCCCGTGACCTACGGACGGAGTACGGCCTGCTGTGTTTCGTGACCCAGCCCGATCACTCGGCGGCCCGGTCGAGCCTGCCCACGCCGGAGCAACGCTTTGGCATCCACGCCGGAACCGTCGAGACCGCGCTGCTGCTGCACCGGCGACCCGACCTGGTGCACTTGGATCGGGCAGAGCCGCACTACCCCAACTTCAAATCGGAAACGCTCAACCTCACCATACTGCCGCAGGTGGGCTGGCTCACGAGGGACTGGAGCCCCGAGGGCCACTTCGGTGACCCGACCGTAGCGAGCGCCGAACAAGGCAAAGCCTGGATGGATTCGGCGGCGCAAAAGCTGGCGGATTTGATCGCTGAAGTGGCTTACTTCGACGTTGCCCACCCTGGGGGTCTGTCTTGA